In a genomic window of Lates calcarifer isolate ASB-BC8 unplaced genomic scaffold, TLL_Latcal_v3 _unitig_2338_quiver_800, whole genome shotgun sequence:
- the LOC108892697 gene encoding cytochrome b5 domain-containing protein 1 → MDRPRYFTPAEVAAHNTVADLWVSFLGKVCDLTPLMSRYKGDALLLPIMESAGQDISCWFDPQTKDVLKYVDPLTNCVRYYTPRGRFVHVPPACPRSDWDSDVGQPWWRDQRYEVGLLTAKTRWIRVVNTLTSQEQRLQVCSEETLAEILQRYLRYNSHARSYTWKHGGASLDMSRTLSENHVPDDDHQLEQLRLDRDLFTPAILLHFNDDLTEA, encoded by the exons ATGGACAGACCCAGGTACTTCACTCCTGCCGAGGTGGCCGCTCACAACACCGTCGCCGATCTGTGGGTGTCGTTTCTGGGCAAAGTGTGCGACCTGACCCCGCTGATGAGCCGGTACAAAG gtgaCGCTCTGCTCCTGCCCATCATGGAGAGTGCAGGACAGGACATCAGCTGCTGGTTCGACCCTCAAACCAAAGAC GTCCTGAAGTATGTGGACCCACTCACCAACTGTGTGAGGTACTACACCCCCAGGGGGCGCTTCGTGCACGTCCCCCCCGCCTGCCCTCGCTCCGACTGGGACAGCGACGTCGGTCAGCCCTGGTGGAGGGACCAGCGCTACGAGGTGGGGCTGCTGACGGCGAAAACCAGGTGGATACGAGTCGTCAACACGCTGACGTCGCAGGAGCAGCGCCTGCAG gtgtgttcagaggagactctgGCTGAGATCCTGCAGCGTTACCTGCGCTACAACTCCCACGCCCGCAGCTACACCTGGAAACACGGCGGAGCGAGCCTGGACATGAGCAGGACGCTCAGCGAGAACCACGTCCCCGACGACGACCACCAGCTCGAGCAGCTGCGGCTCGACAGAGACCTCTTCACCCCCGCCATCCTCCTCCACTTCAACGACGACCTCACCGAGGCATGA